CTGGCGCGCGAATGGGCAGAACGCGGAATTCGTGTGAATGCCCTGTCTCCCGGCTTTTTTCCAGCAGAACAGAATCGAAAAGTGCTGACACCGGAGCGTGTCGCCAGTATTATGAATCATACACCGACGAATCGTTTTGGTGATCCGGAAGAACTGGCGGGAGCCGTGTTGCTGATGGCAGCTGGGAAAGCGGGTAGCTTTATTACCGGAACGAATATCGCCGTCGATGGTGGTTTTTCCTGTATGACAATCTGATTTCCGCGGGGCTGCCCTGTCTCGCAGCTTCAAACGAACGAGGTTAAGGAGCACGCAGACTTGGATCCGATTCTCATTGAACCCGGTCAACGCTATCTTGCTCGTATCAATCCGAAACGAATTCCCCACATCTTCACCGATGTCCTGATTATCGGTGGCGGTGTGGCTGGTTCGCGAGCCGCGCTGGAAATCGATCCCCGCCTGGAAACGATTATCGTCAACAAGGGAAAGGTGTCTCAGTCGAACAGCGCTTATGCACAGGGGGGCATCGCCGGTGTACTCGACCCACTGGATAATATTACGAACCATATTCAAGACACCCTGGCAGCCGGCAAGGATTTGTGTGATAAAGAACTGGTGGAATATGTCTGCCAGGTAGCACCACGGCACATTCAGGAATTAATCGAGATCGGCACCGATTTTGATACCGAAGACGGTAAAATCGCACTCACCAAAGAAGGGGGGCACAGCCATCGTCGTGTGGCACATGCCATGGGGGATGCGACGGGTCGCGAGCTGATGCGATCGCTGGTCTCCGCCGTACATGATCGCCCCTCCATTCAAACCTGGACGAAAACGCCGACCCTGGACTTGGTCACCGAAGACGGCAAATGCCGCGGTGCGATTATCTGGAATCGCTATCACGGAAAAACACTGGTCTGGGCCAAACAGGTCATTCTGGCAACGGGTGGCGCAGGCTGTCTGTTTCGTGAATCAACTAATCCGCCGCTGGCAACAGGCGACGGTCATGCCATCGCATTTCGGGCGGGAGCCTTGCTGCAGGATATGGAATTCATGCAGTTTCATCCGACCGTCTTATATATCGCGGGGGGAGCCCGCTATCTGATTTCCGAAGCGGTGCGCGGCGAAGGCGCTTATTTGCGCGACTGCAACGGCCTGCGGTTTATGTCCGAATATCATCCCGATCAGGAACTGGCACACCGTGATGTGGTCAGCCGGGCGATCACCGATCGCATGCTGAAGACGAACCATTCATGTGTTTATCTCGATCTAACCCATCTGGATCCCGCGTTGATTAAGGAACGGTTCCCCAACATCGGAAAAGTCTGTGCCGGCTTCGGTCTGGATTTATCCAAAGATCAGATTCCCGTGCGTCCCGGCGCGCATTATATGATCGGCGGTGTGAAGACTGACCTGCAGGCACGCACTTCGGTTCCCCATCTCTGGGCGGCCGGCGAAGTCACCTCGACCGGTCTGCATGGCAGTAACCGCCTGGCTTCAAACAGTCTTCTGGAAGGCTTGATCTTCGGCGCTGCTGCGGGACGCGGTGCTTCAGCGGCGGCACTCAGTCAGCCCGATCAGTTCACCGCTTCCCTGCTGCCTGACTGGGACAAAGAAAAGCGTTCGGATGAAGATTTAAACAGCAAAGACCTGCGCAACTCGTTAGCCAGTCTGATGTGGCGTGATGTCGGCATTACGCGCAATGCAGAGTCACTGCAAAACGCGAAAGACAAGGTCGACTTCTGGAGTCGTTATGTTGTCGATCGCGAATTCAAAACATTGAGTGGCTGGGAGCTGCAGAACATGCTGCTCGTCGCACAGCTGATGATTACCTCTGCGATTGAACGTAAAGAGAGTCGCGGCGTCCATTATCGCAGTGATTTTCCGGAAACGGAGCCTGCGTATCAGAAACATATTTCCGTGCATTCAACCTGTTGAGAAACCATCTAAGAGGAAGGAACTTCCATGCTGCCTGGAATCAAACTGTTCGATTTAACGGGACGTGCTGCCATCATTACGGGGGGCTCCAAAGGTCTGGGATCAGCCATGGCGGAAGGTCTGGCGTCTGCAGGCGCGAATGTATTGTTGACGAGTCGGCATCAGGATGAAGTCGAAGCGACGGCGGCACAAATTGTGAAAGACTACGGCGTAAAGGCGATCGGGGTCCAGGCAGATGTCACGAACGCGGAGCAGGTTGCTGCGATGACAGATCGGGCGATTTCGGAATTCGGAAAAATTGATATTCTAATCAATAACGCGGGAATTAATATTCGCGGCCCCATTGATGAATTGACGCTCGAAGAATTTCAGGAAGTCCAGAATGTAAATGTGACCGGCCCCTGGTTGTGTGCCAAGTCGGTCGTGCCGCATATGAAGCAGGCGAAGTATGGTCGGATTATCAATTTAGCCAGTACGCTGGGACTGGTGGGGATGTCCAACCGCACGCCTTACACCGCCAGTAAAGGGGCCATGGTCCAGATGACGCGGGCACTGGGCCTGGAGCTGTGTGAATACGGCATCACCTGCAATGCGATTTGCCCGGGGCCGTTTCTCACGCCGATGAATGAACCGTTTGCGGAAACCGAAGAGATCAAGAAATTCATCGTGGGCGCCGTGGCAATGAACCGCTGGGCCAAGATGGAAGAAATTCAAGGCGCCGCAATTTTCCTGGCCAGCGATGCATCGAGTTATATGACAGGGAGTATGGTGACCGTCGACGGTGGCTGGACGGCCCGCTGAAGAAACAGGAATCATAATGAGTGGCGAGGTAGAATCGACGGTTGTTTCAAAGAATCCCAACAACAGTCGGATTCTCCTCCATCGCAGCCTGTTTGCCGTTCTGATATTGATCATCGCCGGTAGTGTGTATGCTTTTTATGTGCTAATCGAATTCCATCTGGCTGTTGCGACTCTCCAGCAACAGGGGGCCTTTCTGTTCTCAAAGTATCCGACCGAACAAGGCCAGCTCGTCACTGCCGAGTATGGTGATCTAAGAGAGAAATCTCTGATTCCCCTGACCGTCCGTTTGTATCAATATTCGCTCACCGGCGTCTATTTGCGTCAGCCCCCCGGTAAACCTCCGGCTGACTTTGATCAGCAGTTAAAGTTGCTCAAACAGTTTCCCAAACTGCAGGTGCTGGGTTTAGAGGATATCACCATCGATACCGCGCGAGCCGAGGCTATCGCAGAATTGCCGGCACTCCAGAGATTGAACATCGAAGGCTGCTCGTTTGAGGAATCGTGTCTGGAAACCATTCTCAGGAGGGATGGTTTGGAAAGGGTCTCACTGGAACAATCTCATTTTCCGGAGGCTGAACTGAAAGCACTTTGTCAGGATTCCAACCAGGAGACGCTGAGAAAATTAAATCTGTCTGGTTGCAACGTAACCGATGAGAGTACCGTGTTTCTCTCCCGATTAAAAAATCTGGAAACACTGGTATTGGACGGCACACAGATTACCGATCAGAGCTTAAAAATTCTGGCCCGGTTGCCGAAGCTCAATGTCTTGATCCTGGATCACACCAATGTGACCGATGCCGGGGTGTCGTATCTCGCTTCCACACCAAATCTGGTGGAACTCAGTCTCAGCAATACGAGCGTTTCAGATGCAACGCTGGAGACCCTCAAGCAGGAAATCCCCGCACTGCGTGTTTCCGACGACTGAACGAAACTCACGCACTGCAGAAAAGACCTATCAGTTTGTGTGGTCGTTATCCCTCACTGTAAATTGCGGAAGAATTTGCTTAAGCGATGTAACCGGACCTCCCTCTTTCACATCAGCTTAAAAAAACGTTGATTTATTGATTCATTTCGTATCGGGGAATTTCTTTGTCCTAGCTTTACAGCGTGTCATCCTCGTTTTACGCCCGCAGTCAATTTCTGTGCTCAGCTGGAAAAGAAAAACATGAATAAGCAATTATCCAAAATTCTGATTGTTGATGATTCAGATGTCGTACGACGCATTCTCTGTACCGCACTGACTCAGGACGATTATGAATTGCATACTGCCGTCGATGGCGAAGACGGACGACAGAAAGTTCATGAACTAAAGCCGGATATTGTTTTACTCGACGTGGAAATGCCGATTCTGGACGGTTTTGCCGTCTTGCATGAAATTCGCGAAAATTACAAAATCGAAGAAGTTGCCGTGATCATGGTCACTTCTCATAACGACGGAAAAGGGATTACCCGCGCATTTGAGGAAGGGGCCTTCGATTATATTCCGAAGCCGGCAACCGATTCGGAAATCAAGGCCCGCGTCAGAAACGCCATCCGTGCGTTGCAACTGCTGCGAGAACAGAAAACATTACGCCGTGAAGCAGAAACGGCCAACCAATCCAAGAGTGCGTTTCTGGCAAACATGAGCCATGAAATCCGGACGCCGATGACGGCGATCCTGGGATATACGGAAATTCTGGAGCTGGAAGCCAAAACACATCAGATGCCCGAGTTGTTTATGGATTCGCTGGATACGATCAAACGTAACGGCGGGCACTTGATGGAATTGATCAACGATATTCTGGACCTGTCAAAAATCGAAGCAGGAAAACTGGATATCGAATCGATTGCCTGTTCGCCTCAGACAATTGTAGAAGAGGTGCTGGAACTGGTTCAGGTCCGGGCCGAAGCGAAAGGCTTGAAGCTGGAAGCCGGTTATCAATTCCCCTTGCCCTCAAAAATCCAATCAGACCCGACACGCATCCGGCAGATCCTGATCAACCTGATTGGGAACGCGATCAAATTCACAGAAGTCGGCACGATACGACTGGAAACAGAACTTCTGGAAGCCCCCGGACAAGAACCGCAAATTCAATTTACGGTGATCGACCAGGGCATCGGAATGACCGAGTCACAATTGTCGAATCTGTTCCGCCCGTTTACTCAAGCCGACTCGTCAACGACACGGAAATATGGTGGAACCGGGTTGGGACTCACGATTTGCAAACGTCTGGCAAACATGTTGGGCGGAGACATTTCGGTGACCAGTGAACTCAATCAAGGGTCCCGTTTCAGTGCAGCAGTGTGTACCGGAAACCTGGAGGGGGTCGAACGACTACAGGAATTAACACAGCCCGTTTCTCAGGAAACACAATCCACCGCGGAAAAGAATCCGCAATACTGTGTCATTCAGGAATTCCCTTTGAAAGGGAGAAAGATTCTGTTGGCCGAGGATGGCCCTGACAATCAGAAACTGATTGCCTTTATTCTGAAAAAAGCCGGCGCGGAAGTGACGGTAGCCGAAAACGGAGAAGTCGCACGTCAGGCAGCGTTGAAAGCGCTGGAGATCGGGCTGTTGTATGATGTGATTCTGATGGACATGCAGATGCCGGTTCTGGACGGCTATGAAGCGACGCAGAAAATTCGCGAACACGGTTATTCCGGGCCAATCATTTCTCTGACGGCCAATGCGATGGAAGGAGACCGTGAAAAATGTATCAATGCAGGCTGCAACGATCACATCACGAAACCCGTGAATCGCAAAAAGATGGTCGAACTGATTTCAGCCATCTGCAGTGAGGAAGCAGCCGCCGTTTAACCAGCAAACGCGTACCAGGTAATCCCATCTCGTGTTTTTTATGGTAGCACTTATTCCTACAAGCAAAGAACCACACCAAAGCGGACTCTCAAATGGAGTCCGCTTTTTTCTTTGCGATAATTGTGCGTGTTTACATCTCGCTCATGATAGAAAAACATCCCGATACGTTCCGAGATTCACACCAGATCAGACGTGCATGTGCCATCGCTAGACTGGTCCGATGGTGCTGGTTTATAACGCTGCCAACCCGTGTTACGGAAGAGGCGGCCCTATATGGCCGCCCGCAGGGCTTGCGCGGTATTTATGTCGACGTGCGAATGTTTTTTCTGGTTCCACTCACAACCTGAAACAATGTTGAATCTCGCCAGGCGGGCGAGCACACAGACTCGCCCCTAGTGCGCCTGCAAGCGCATTGAATCAGCGAAGTGAAAGTCCTTGCCGAAGTTTGACCTGAACTTCGTAACAGAAGGTAACTGCGTTCTCGTGAGAGGAGGTGGAGAGCAACCGGATGTGAACGACTAGTCCGTAGGATAACGAACTCGATTCGGCTTTTCGTTGTGGTGAGCCAGCTAGGGAATGGCGAAGCCCAAGTGACGTCGTGCGAAACTCTGCCGAGTGGGTGCGGGACCGCTGCCAGCGGTTCCGCGACGGTCAGCCCCGTGGTTCAAAACCAGGTCGGTCCCGGGGGCAACGAGGGGTGGTTGGAGACGGAATGGTCTGAAGGTTTGATGTGATGAAGCAGGGAGACCTGCCCGATCTTAAGGATGGCGTTCATGTGCCGGATTCCGGATTCTCTGGAGCCGACCGGTACGAAGAGCCAGTTGGGTAGGAGTCAGAGCATCCATATTAGCGAAGAAGCGGGGTAACGCCCGTGGAGCAAAGGGATGCAGGAAGGTAGATGTGGAATGAACCGAAACAGGGAACAAAAACCGACGCGAGTGCCGTTTGCGGCTAAACAAGTCGGAGAAGCTTCGTCCCGCTGGGACTGGGTAGAACCATGTGTCTGGACAGACCGCATGTTGACGGCCCTCGAAACGGGGGTGAAAGGAGGCCAATGGTTCAGTCTGATCGATAAAGTCGATCGTGATCGAAATTTGTATCAGGCGTTTCGTAGAGTAGCCGCCAACGGCGGTGCAGCTGGTGTGGATCACGTCAGCTGCGAACGCTTCGC
This window of the Gimesia fumaroli genome carries:
- the nadB gene encoding L-aspartate oxidase; protein product: MDPILIEPGQRYLARINPKRIPHIFTDVLIIGGGVAGSRAALEIDPRLETIIVNKGKVSQSNSAYAQGGIAGVLDPLDNITNHIQDTLAAGKDLCDKELVEYVCQVAPRHIQELIEIGTDFDTEDGKIALTKEGGHSHRRVAHAMGDATGRELMRSLVSAVHDRPSIQTWTKTPTLDLVTEDGKCRGAIIWNRYHGKTLVWAKQVILATGGAGCLFRESTNPPLATGDGHAIAFRAGALLQDMEFMQFHPTVLYIAGGARYLISEAVRGEGAYLRDCNGLRFMSEYHPDQELAHRDVVSRAITDRMLKTNHSCVYLDLTHLDPALIKERFPNIGKVCAGFGLDLSKDQIPVRPGAHYMIGGVKTDLQARTSVPHLWAAGEVTSTGLHGSNRLASNSLLEGLIFGAAAGRGASAAALSQPDQFTASLLPDWDKEKRSDEDLNSKDLRNSLASLMWRDVGITRNAESLQNAKDKVDFWSRYVVDREFKTLSGWELQNMLLVAQLMITSAIERKESRGVHYRSDFPETEPAYQKHISVHSTC
- a CDS encoding SDR family NAD(P)-dependent oxidoreductase; amino-acid sequence: MLPGIKLFDLTGRAAIITGGSKGLGSAMAEGLASAGANVLLTSRHQDEVEATAAQIVKDYGVKAIGVQADVTNAEQVAAMTDRAISEFGKIDILINNAGINIRGPIDELTLEEFQEVQNVNVTGPWLCAKSVVPHMKQAKYGRIINLASTLGLVGMSNRTPYTASKGAMVQMTRALGLELCEYGITCNAICPGPFLTPMNEPFAETEEIKKFIVGAVAMNRWAKMEEIQGAAIFLASDASSYMTGSMVTVDGGWTAR
- a CDS encoding leucine-rich repeat domain-containing protein yields the protein MSGEVESTVVSKNPNNSRILLHRSLFAVLILIIAGSVYAFYVLIEFHLAVATLQQQGAFLFSKYPTEQGQLVTAEYGDLREKSLIPLTVRLYQYSLTGVYLRQPPGKPPADFDQQLKLLKQFPKLQVLGLEDITIDTARAEAIAELPALQRLNIEGCSFEESCLETILRRDGLERVSLEQSHFPEAELKALCQDSNQETLRKLNLSGCNVTDESTVFLSRLKNLETLVLDGTQITDQSLKILARLPKLNVLILDHTNVTDAGVSYLASTPNLVELSLSNTSVSDATLETLKQEIPALRVSDD
- a CDS encoding response regulator, with product MNKQLSKILIVDDSDVVRRILCTALTQDDYELHTAVDGEDGRQKVHELKPDIVLLDVEMPILDGFAVLHEIRENYKIEEVAVIMVTSHNDGKGITRAFEEGAFDYIPKPATDSEIKARVRNAIRALQLLREQKTLRREAETANQSKSAFLANMSHEIRTPMTAILGYTEILELEAKTHQMPELFMDSLDTIKRNGGHLMELINDILDLSKIEAGKLDIESIACSPQTIVEEVLELVQVRAEAKGLKLEAGYQFPLPSKIQSDPTRIRQILINLIGNAIKFTEVGTIRLETELLEAPGQEPQIQFTVIDQGIGMTESQLSNLFRPFTQADSSTTRKYGGTGLGLTICKRLANMLGGDISVTSELNQGSRFSAAVCTGNLEGVERLQELTQPVSQETQSTAEKNPQYCVIQEFPLKGRKILLAEDGPDNQKLIAFILKKAGAEVTVAENGEVARQAALKALEIGLLYDVILMDMQMPVLDGYEATQKIREHGYSGPIISLTANAMEGDREKCINAGCNDHITKPVNRKKMVELISAICSEEAAAV